Proteins co-encoded in one Corylus avellana chromosome ca9, CavTom2PMs-1.0 genomic window:
- the LOC132191862 gene encoding ferritin-3, chloroplastic-like gives MSLRPISVSAFSLSPMKGESHSPGSPFLFSTALSSSSILKYAFSSNISLRFRQRSGGKLIVSASNEIVGTPLTGVLFQPFEELKNDAFLVPVSPQVSIARQRYSKECEAAINEQINVEYNVSYVYHAMFAYFDRDNIALKGLAKFFKESSEEEREHAEKLMKYQNIRGGKVTLHSIIMPPSEFEHAEKGDALYAMEVALSLEKLTNEKLLRLHSVADCNNDPQMTEFIEREFLSEQVEAIKKISEYVAQLRRVGKGHGVWHFDQTLLHEGDAAF, from the exons ATGTCTCTCAGACCCATTTCAGTTTCAgccttttctctctcacccatgAAAGGGGAGAGTCATAGCCCTGGAAGCCCATTTCTGTTCTCAACCGCCCTGTCATCTTCTTCTATCTTGAAATATGCTTTCTCTTCCAATATTTCTCTGAGATTTAGGCAAAGGAGTGGTGGGAAACTCATTGTTTCTGCATCAAACGAGATTGTTGGGACACCTCTAACGGGAGTGTTGTTTCAGCCATTTGAAGAGCTCAAGAACGATGCTTTTCTTGTCCCTGTCTCCCCCCAGGTTTCGATTGCTCGGCAGAGGTACTCGAAGGAGTGTGAAGCGGCGATTAATGAGCAGATCAA TGTGGAATACAATGTGTCTTATGTGTACCATGCCATGTTTGCCTACTTCGACAGGGACAATATTGCCCTCAAGGGCCTCGCCAA GTTCTTCAAGGAGTCaagtgaagaagaaagagagcaTGCTGAAAAGCTGATGAAATAtcag AACATACGTGGAGGAAAAGTAACACTACACTCTATAATAATGCCCCCATCAGAGTTCGAGCATGCAGAGAAGGGAGATGCATTGTATG CTATGGAAGTAGCATTGTCTTTGGAGAAGTTAACGAACGAGAAGCTTCTGAGGTTGCACAGC GTGGCAGACTGTAACAACGATCCCCAAATGACGGAATTCATTGAGAGGGAGTTTCTATCAGAGCAG GTTGAAGCCATTAAGAAGATATCTGAATATGTTGCTCAATTGAGGAGGGTTGGTAAAGGCCACG GAGTGTGGCACTTTGATCAGACCCTCCTCCATGAAGGTGATGCAGCATTTTGA
- the LOC132191840 gene encoding uncharacterized protein LOC132191840 translates to MATDASPKFRGVSKSPEFHTEISVSPPPTHDGLEFWQYMIAGSVAGSVEHMAMFPVDTLKTRMQAIGGSCAIERVGVRQALGSILKFEGPAGLYRGIGAMGLGAGPAHAVYFSVYEFCKEAFSGGNPNNSAAHAVSGVFATVASDAVITPMDVVKQRLQLKSSPYKGVSDCVKRVLMEEGIGAFYASYRTTVVMNAPFTAVHFATYEAAKRGLMEISPETAGDDEKLIVHATAGAVAGALAAAVTTPLDVVKTQLQCQGVCGCDRFSSSSIGAVIQSIVRKDGYRGLVRGWIPRILFHAPAAAICWSTYEASKTLFQQLSGTNSSV, encoded by the exons ATGGCCACAGACGCCTCCCCGAAATTCCGAGGCGTGTCGAAATCCCCGGAATTCCACACCGAAATATCGGTATCGCCGCCTCCGACCCACGATGGCCTCGAGTTCTGGCAGTACATGATTGCCGGGTCCGTGGCCGGGTCCGTTGAGCACATGGCAATGTTTCCTGTCGATACTCTGAAAACCCGAATGCAGGCCATCGGTGGATCTTGCGCTATCGAACGGGTCGGTGTCCGGCAAGCCCTCGGTTCCATTTTGAAGTTCGAAGGCCCTGCTGGACTCTATCGCGGTATTGGGGCAATGGGGCTCGGCGCAGGACCCGCCCATGCCGTGTACTTTTCGGTCTATGAGTTCTGCAAAGAGGCCTTTTCCGGTGGGAATCCGAATAACTCGGCTGCACACGCCGTTTCGGGGGTTTTCGCCACGGTGGCAAGCGATGCCGTGATAACGCCGATGGATGTGGTGAAGCAGAGATTGCAGCTGAAGAGTAGTCCTTACAAGGGTGTGAGTGACTGCGTGAAGAGGGTGCTGATGGAGGAGGGAATCGGAGCTTTCTACGCGTCGTATCGGACTACGGTGGTGATGAATGCGCCTTTCACGGCGGTTCATTTCGCGACCTATGAGGCGGCGAAGAGAGGGTTAATGGAGATTTCTCCAGAAACTGCTGGGGATGATGAGAAGTTGATTGTTCATGCCACCGCTGGAGCTGTTGCCGGGGCTCTGGCTGCTGCGGTGACAACCCCACTCGATGTTGTCAAAACTCAGTTGCAATGCCAG GGCGTGTGTGGTTGTGATAGATTTTCCAGCAGTTCGATTGGGGCCGTTATCCAAAGCATCGTGAGAAAGGATGGATATCGTGGGCTTGTAAGAGGATGGATACCCAGGATACTCTTCCATGCACCTGCTGCTGCAATCTGCTGGTCTACCTATGAAGCATCAAAAACCCTTTTTCAACAGCTCAGTGGCACCAACTCTTCAGTTTAA
- the LOC132191670 gene encoding uncharacterized protein At5g01610-like, with protein MDQILNKVGSYWFSNKANKELKSAGEDISSLSTSIEGGAKWLVNKLKGKMQKPLPDLLKEYDMAAGIFPRDATNYEFNEETGKLTVFIPAVCEVGYKDSSVLRFTTTVTGYLEKGKLVDVEGIKTKVMIWVKVTCISSDGSKLHFTAGMKKTRSREAYEVLRDGVTVDKF; from the exons ATGGATCAGATACTGAACAAGGTCGGCTCGTACTGGTTCAGCAATAAGGCTAACAAGGAGCTCAAATCCGCCGGCGAGGATATCAGC TCATTGTCAACCAGTATCGAAGGTGGAGCCAAATGGTTGGTTAATAAACTCAAAG GGAAAATGCAAAAGCCATTGCCAGATCTGCTAAAGGAGTATGACATGGCAGCGGGGATCTTCCCACGTGATGCCACCAACTATGAGTTCAATGAAGAGACAGGAAAGCTCACAGTCTTCATACCGGCAGTTTGTGAAGTGGGCTACAAGGACTCATCTGTCTTGCGTTTCACCACCACTGTTACTGGGTATCTGGAGAAAGGAAAGCTAGTTGACGTAGAGGGGATAAAGACAAAGGTGATGATATGGGTAAAAGTGACTTGTATCTCATCCGATGGATCAAAGTTGCATTTCACAGCTGGGATGAAGAAAACCAGGAGTAGAGAGGCTTATGAGGTTCTTAGAGATGGTGTAACTGTAGATAAGTTCTAA
- the LOC132192246 gene encoding abscisic acid receptor PYL4: protein MLSKSSLLLHRINATPTDTATQCVHNEWFPLTCATQVPDTVARYHTHAVGPNQCCSAVVQEISSPVVTVWSVVRRFDNPQAYKHFVKSCHVVVGDGDVGTLREVSVVSGLPAGRSTERLEILDEERHVISFSVVGGDHRLANYRSVTTLHPSPAGNGTVVIESYVVDVPPGNTREDTSVFVDTIVRCNLQSLAQIAENSARPNNKSSS from the coding sequence ATGCTCTCAAAATCCTCACTCCTACTCCACAGAATCAACGCCACACCCACCGACACCGCCACGCAGTGCGTGCACAACGAGTGGTTCCCTCTCACGTGCGCCACCCAAGTGCCGGACACTGTGGCGCGCTACCACACGCACGCGGTGGGGCCCAACCAGTGCTGCTCCGCCGTCGTGCAAGAGATCTCCTCGCCGGTCGTCACCGTCTGGTCCGTGGTGCGCCGCTTCGACAACCCCCAGGCCTACAAGCACTTCGTCAAGAGCTGCCACGTCGTCGTCGGCGACGGCGACGTGGGCACCCTCCGCGAGGTCAGCGTCGTCTCCGGCCTCCCCGCCGGGCGGAGCACCGAGCGCCTCGAGATCCTCGACGAAGAGCGTCACGTCATCAGCTTCAGCGTCGTCGGTGGCGACCACCGCCTCGCCAACTACCGGTCGGTCACCACTCTCCACCCCTCACCCGCTGGCAACGGTACCGTCGTGATCGAGTCCTACGTCGTCGATGTACCGCCCGGGAACACCAGGGAAGACACTTCAGTGTTCGTCGACACCATCGTTCGGTGCAACCTCCAGTCACTGGCTCAGATCGCCGAGAACTCCGCCCGACCCAACAACAAGTCTTCGtcataa